One genomic region from Deinococcus apachensis DSM 19763 encodes:
- a CDS encoding nuclear transport factor 2 family protein yields the protein MTTAEEPERLILDFAAAAVAGHAAEFFDRVAHPLYVFVGADGRRERRQPHLEAWRDLQAVRRYSAVTPTDLTLSVVGGSAVATFYERVQGEHAGRPFDRTFLWSAHFVQDEGRWQLLAEHAALVPGRTVRQGEDP from the coding sequence ATGACGACCGCCGAGGAACCGGAACGGCTGATCCTGGACTTCGCCGCCGCGGCCGTCGCCGGGCACGCTGCCGAGTTCTTCGACCGGGTGGCCCATCCCCTCTACGTGTTCGTCGGGGCTGACGGGCGCCGCGAGCGCAGGCAGCCCCACTTGGAGGCCTGGCGCGACCTGCAGGCGGTTCGGCGGTACAGCGCGGTCACCCCAACTGACCTGACCCTCAGTGTGGTGGGCGGGAGTGCCGTCGCCACCTTTTATGAGCGCGTTCAGGGAGAACACGCGGGAAGGCCGTTCGACCGGACGTTTCTGTGGTCGGCGCATTTCGTTCAGGATGAGGGCCGCTGGCAGCTTCTGGCCGAACACGCTGCCCTCGTCCCGGGCCGAACCGTCCGGCAGGGGGAGGACCCATGA
- a CDS encoding MaoC family dehydratase: protein MHLEDLRARVGQEIALSEWVDVTQEMVNQFADATGDHQFIHVDPERAAQTPFGRPIAHGFLTLSLLAGHFMTAGGAPQLSGARMVVNYGLNRVRFIAPVPVGSRLRNRAVLLNVEDGAGYAQLTVGNTIEIEGAPKPAATAETVMRVYV, encoded by the coding sequence ATGCACCTTGAAGACCTCCGCGCCCGCGTGGGCCAGGAAATCGCCCTCTCCGAGTGGGTCGACGTGACGCAGGAGATGGTGAACCAGTTTGCGGACGCGACCGGCGACCACCAGTTCATTCACGTCGACCCCGAGCGGGCCGCGCAGACGCCCTTCGGCCGCCCCATCGCGCACGGCTTCCTGACGCTCTCGCTGCTGGCGGGGCACTTCATGACGGCGGGCGGCGCTCCCCAGCTCTCGGGGGCCCGCATGGTGGTGAACTATGGCCTCAACCGCGTGCGTTTCATCGCCCCGGTCCCGGTCGGCAGCCGCCTGAGAAACCGCGCCGTGCTGCTGAACGTCGAGGACGGCGCCGGATACGCCCAACTGACCGTGGGCAACACCATCGAGATCGAGGGGGCGCCGAAACCCGCCGCGACTGCCGAGACGGTGATGCGGGTGTACGTATGA
- a CDS encoding SDR family oxidoreductase yields the protein MALKELFDLTGKVALITGGSRGLGLQIAEGLGEYGATVVLTARKQNELDEAKAHLEGLGIAAHVYQNDLSQFETIEPLVERIVAEVGPIHILVNNAGATWGAPAEEHPFEAWLKVINLNVNGLFLLTQAVGKRCMIPAQAGRVVNVASVAGLKGNSPRMAGTVAYNTSKGAVVNFTRALASEWAKYGITVNSICPGYFPTKMTKGTIAYGEETILGATPLGRLGGPEDLKGLALLLSSDASAYMTGQNIAVDGGVTAI from the coding sequence ATGGCACTCAAAGAACTCTTCGACCTGACCGGCAAAGTCGCCCTCATCACCGGGGGCTCGCGCGGCCTCGGCCTGCAAATCGCGGAGGGGCTGGGCGAGTACGGCGCGACCGTCGTCCTGACCGCCCGCAAGCAGAACGAGCTGGACGAGGCCAAAGCCCACCTGGAGGGATTGGGCATCGCCGCGCACGTCTATCAGAACGACCTCTCGCAGTTCGAGACCATCGAGCCTCTGGTCGAGCGCATCGTGGCCGAGGTCGGGCCCATTCACATCCTGGTGAACAACGCCGGGGCCACCTGGGGCGCACCCGCCGAGGAGCACCCCTTCGAGGCGTGGCTGAAGGTCATCAACCTGAACGTGAACGGGCTGTTCCTGCTCACGCAGGCGGTGGGCAAGCGCTGCATGATTCCCGCCCAGGCGGGCCGCGTGGTGAACGTCGCCTCGGTCGCCGGGCTCAAGGGCAACAGCCCGCGCATGGCCGGAACCGTGGCCTACAACACCTCCAAGGGCGCGGTCGTGAACTTCACCCGCGCGCTCGCCTCCGAGTGGGCGAAGTACGGCATCACCGTCAACTCCATCTGCCCCGGCTATTTCCCCACCAAAATGACGAAGGGCACCATCGCCTACGGGGAGGAGACCATCCTGGGCGCCACGCCCCTGGGTCGTCTGGGCGGCCCGGAAGACCTCAAGGGCCTCGCCCTGCTGCTCTCCAGCGACGCCTCGGCGTACATGACCGGGCAGAACATCGCGGTGGACGGCGGCGTGACGGCGATTTAG
- a CDS encoding C39 family peptidase — translation MSRRLLLLLACATLGIASALPASVTLKNLPYEHQGPDNCGPVTALTIAGYYGTRVTQARAANALKDSARDPQVTSLELADYLGRFGLRSVIRYAGTPELLRDLVSRGLPVVVQQRLQPGSNVAHFRTVYGYERGRFLTSDPLRGARLWLSEAELTDLWHYYNGEYMVSYPPNKEGEVRAALGEDFSAAANWRTLKRIGESNVKARPGDPYNWWGLGKANLRLGLVSAAAENFARAAQLGVPTIYYLYRQEAFEAWTRSGDHDKTLKYTQLALRIDPQSKELLRFRNLARDALGG, via the coding sequence ATGTCGCGCCGTCTGCTCCTCCTCCTTGCCTGCGCCACCCTGGGAATCGCCTCCGCCCTTCCTGCCAGCGTGACCCTGAAAAACCTTCCCTATGAGCATCAGGGGCCGGACAACTGCGGTCCCGTCACGGCGCTCACCATCGCGGGTTACTACGGCACGCGAGTTACCCAGGCGCGGGCCGCGAACGCCCTCAAGGACTCGGCGCGCGACCCGCAGGTCACGAGTCTGGAACTCGCCGACTACCTGGGCCGCTTCGGGCTGCGGAGCGTGATCCGGTACGCGGGCACGCCGGAGCTGCTGCGCGACCTCGTGTCCCGGGGGCTGCCCGTCGTGGTGCAGCAGCGCCTCCAGCCCGGGAGCAACGTGGCGCACTTCCGCACGGTGTACGGCTACGAGCGGGGCCGCTTCCTGACCTCCGACCCTCTGCGCGGCGCCCGGCTGTGGCTGAGCGAGGCCGAGTTGACCGACCTGTGGCACTACTACAACGGCGAATACATGGTGTCCTATCCGCCGAACAAGGAGGGTGAGGTCCGGGCCGCGCTGGGCGAGGACTTCAGCGCGGCGGCGAACTGGCGCACCCTCAAGCGGATTGGCGAGAGCAACGTCAAGGCCAGGCCGGGCGACCCCTACAACTGGTGGGGACTGGGCAAGGCGAACCTGCGCCTGGGTCTGGTCAGCGCGGCTGCCGAGAACTTCGCGCGGGCCGCCCAGTTGGGCGTGCCCACCATCTATTACCTGTACCGCCAGGAAGCCTTCGAGGCCTGGACTCGCTCGGGCGACCACGACAAGACGCTGAAATACACCCAGCTTGCGCTGAGAATCGACCCGCAGAGCAAGGAACTGCTGAGGTTTCGCAACCTGGCCCGGGATGCTCTGGGTGGGTAG
- a CDS encoding DUF790 family protein — protein MLPTDLLMFRVKAGLVEPRRLKATTNNLRLAEQAIAAFEANVGKRRLDLDEDLKALEAGRQDFKVLRGMAHLLTTGAATFETGGDVEPGVVRAKVFELAQAHPPSRHRRTLVLEQAAAALSGETRLRAKDVSELLYADLPDQQRLVSFDPPEPRELMERFNLAQAQGVLYRAYSLVITARRNEPARYKQMLKYTKFFGLMVTVEGDANYGFTLTMDGPTSLFGGTTRYGLALAKFLPALLHVTKWDLTAALKPRKDLAWVDPGDEEWSFQLTSEDGYVSHYKPPEEHDSALEAGFSDRFAKLDTPWELEREVDLVPVPGGVIIPDFRLVHPDGRSVLVEIVGYWRPEYLRKKFELLRKSGRRDVIVCVSERLNLERAGVDPSDFDERLIWFKGVLPPKDVLSVAERLLGSATAA, from the coding sequence ATGCTCCCCACTGACCTGCTCATGTTCCGCGTGAAAGCGGGTCTGGTGGAGCCCCGGCGGCTCAAGGCCACGACGAACAACCTCCGGCTGGCCGAGCAGGCAATCGCCGCTTTCGAGGCGAACGTCGGCAAGCGCCGCCTGGACCTGGACGAGGACCTCAAGGCGCTGGAGGCGGGGCGGCAGGACTTCAAGGTGCTGCGCGGGATGGCGCACCTGCTGACGACCGGCGCCGCCACCTTCGAGACCGGGGGAGACGTGGAACCGGGAGTGGTGCGGGCGAAGGTCTTCGAGCTGGCCCAGGCTCACCCGCCAAGCCGGCATCGCCGGACGTTGGTGTTGGAACAGGCGGCGGCCGCCCTCTCCGGGGAAACCCGGCTGCGCGCGAAGGACGTCTCGGAGCTGCTGTACGCCGACCTGCCGGACCAGCAGCGGCTCGTCTCCTTCGACCCGCCCGAGCCGCGGGAGTTGATGGAGCGCTTCAACCTCGCGCAGGCCCAGGGAGTGCTCTACCGGGCCTACAGCCTGGTGATCACCGCCCGGCGCAACGAGCCCGCCCGTTACAAGCAGATGCTGAAGTACACGAAATTCTTCGGACTGATGGTGACCGTGGAGGGGGACGCGAACTACGGCTTCACGCTGACGATGGACGGGCCGACCTCCCTCTTCGGGGGCACGACGCGCTACGGCCTGGCGCTGGCGAAATTCCTGCCGGCCCTGCTCCACGTCACGAAGTGGGACCTGACGGCGGCCCTCAAGCCCCGCAAGGACCTCGCCTGGGTGGACCCGGGGGACGAGGAGTGGTCCTTCCAACTGACCAGCGAGGACGGCTACGTGAGCCACTACAAGCCGCCCGAGGAGCACGACAGCGCCCTGGAGGCGGGGTTCAGCGACCGCTTCGCCAAACTGGACACCCCGTGGGAGCTGGAGCGCGAGGTGGACCTCGTTCCGGTGCCCGGCGGGGTCATTATCCCCGACTTCCGGCTGGTCCACCCGGATGGCCGCAGTGTGCTGGTGGAGATCGTGGGCTACTGGCGCCCAGAGTACCTGCGAAAGAAGTTCGAGCTGCTGAGAAAATCGGGGCGCCGGGACGTGATCGTGTGCGTCTCCGAACGCCTGAACCTGGAGCGGGCGGGAGTGGACCCCAGCGACTTCGACGAGCGCCTGATCTGGTTCAAGGGGGTCCTCCCACCCAAGGACGTGCTGTCGGTGGCCGAACGGCTCCTGGGTTCGGCGACGGCTGCGTGA
- a CDS encoding DEAD/DEAH box helicase: protein MAYALRLDRGTLVMYEVPEAVAGFFVWDARSQSWRAPGKAYRDVVERLREAGVPVRDEAATFQKLELGYAREVTPYPHQQLALNAWKKAGRRGVVVLPTGAGKTLVAQLAMRDTPRSTLICVPTLDLLHQWYSGLLAAFPDAGIGLLGGGSRDETPILISTYDSAAIHAEQLAGRYALQIFDEAHHLPSDFHRSVAELGLAPYRLALTATPKRGDGREVHLDDLVGPVVYQCAPEDLAGDTLADYREVIIKVRLSPAEQRHYDDLIRQRNDFLRRNNIRLGSLEGWQQFILSTGTPQGKAAMRAHREARSMAYGTEGKLRVLEELLANHPSERTLIFTDDNATVYRISHDFLIPAITHQTPVRERHTLLERFRSGAYRVLVTSRVLNEGVDVPEASVAVVLSGTATEREHIQRLGRILRKAEGKNAVLYEVITEGTSEERVSQQRRGQWSSGQAAFTPTWEDLNAPH from the coding sequence ATGGCTTACGCCCTACGGCTCGACCGGGGCACCCTCGTGATGTACGAGGTTCCCGAGGCTGTGGCGGGTTTCTTCGTCTGGGACGCCCGCAGCCAGTCCTGGCGTGCGCCCGGCAAGGCGTACCGGGACGTGGTGGAGCGTCTGCGGGAGGCGGGTGTTCCCGTGCGCGACGAGGCCGCGACGTTTCAGAAGCTCGAACTCGGGTATGCCCGCGAGGTCACCCCCTACCCCCACCAGCAACTCGCCCTGAATGCCTGGAAGAAGGCGGGGCGGCGCGGCGTGGTCGTCCTCCCCACCGGGGCGGGCAAGACCCTCGTCGCCCAGCTCGCCATGCGCGACACCCCCCGCAGCACCCTGATCTGCGTGCCGACCCTCGACCTGCTGCACCAGTGGTATTCCGGCCTGCTCGCGGCCTTTCCCGACGCGGGGATTGGCCTCCTCGGCGGCGGGAGCCGGGACGAGACCCCCATCCTGATCAGCACCTACGACTCCGCCGCCATCCACGCCGAGCAGTTGGCGGGGAGGTACGCCCTCCAGATCTTCGACGAGGCCCACCACCTCCCCAGTGACTTCCACCGCTCGGTGGCCGAACTCGGCCTGGCCCCCTACCGGCTGGCCCTCACCGCGACGCCCAAGCGCGGCGACGGGCGGGAGGTCCACCTCGACGACCTCGTCGGCCCCGTGGTGTACCAGTGCGCGCCGGAGGACCTGGCCGGGGACACCTTGGCGGACTACCGCGAGGTGATTATCAAGGTGCGGCTGAGCCCCGCCGAGCAGCGCCACTACGACGATCTGATCCGGCAGCGCAACGACTTTCTGCGGCGCAACAACATCCGCCTGGGTAGCCTGGAGGGGTGGCAGCAGTTCATCCTGAGCACCGGCACGCCGCAGGGCAAGGCCGCCATGCGCGCCCACCGGGAGGCCCGCAGCATGGCCTACGGCACGGAGGGCAAGCTGCGCGTCCTGGAGGAACTGCTGGCGAACCACCCCTCCGAGCGGACGCTGATCTTCACCGACGACAACGCGACGGTCTACCGGATCAGCCACGACTTCCTGATTCCCGCCATCACCCACCAGACCCCGGTGCGCGAGCGCCACACCCTGCTGGAGCGGTTCAGGAGCGGGGCCTACCGGGTCCTGGTGACCAGCCGGGTGCTCAACGAGGGGGTGGACGTGCCGGAGGCGAGCGTGGCGGTGGTCCTCTCCGGTACCGCGACGGAGCGCGAGCACATCCAGCGTCTGGGCCGGATTCTGCGGAAGGCAGAGGGCAAGAACGCCGTGCTTTATGAGGTGATCACCGAGGGCACCAGCGAGGAGCGGGTCAGCCAGCAGCGCCGCGGCCAGTGGTCGTCCGGCCAGGCCGCCTTCACCCCAACCTGGGAGGACCTGAATGCTCCCCACTGA